The proteins below come from a single Bactrocera dorsalis isolate Fly_Bdor chromosome 5, ASM2337382v1, whole genome shotgun sequence genomic window:
- the LOC125778917 gene encoding uncharacterized protein LOC125778917 — protein sequence MDWEDIDCLFEKLPTKFFGECIKFKAGLREWRKNMNIPLVRDASTLSASSRILEWLEKISDDLNAAKSSRDSSPVLQPTYDNCMDSRSLTHLLKGTVKGQLVLHFQQKNGFLDAKQQNTLCHCVIENYIGRRKKLTYGEMQKWANIICDVFPKENPETYFLARKYGKKNPTGKLFSRWTNADKTNYKNFSTDRTTTASPAALSSDKYYEKKCWLQNNCTPWEQVIDYWKETSGQRIIDIHNASSLSCIFSEWPRYKDFRGYELVEIDFATLYPGKENMLFLKLEKFYKEILKIFDRDIKDRVSRELFLKYLHIDNISNECKYCISTILLHALLQPLRLNKDKKPTIADAQTDFVTLVATRNDIQPTIIELKNQFAVRKEKLQPRIIVVGSDWSSISEFYVFCDGLQWKCTTYMKCVDCIIKLSYVYKIEYSQRSKQVWAFLEQYFFELKSEEFSSVANLLSKLN from the exons atggattgGGAAGATATcgactgtttatttgaaaagcttccaacaaaattttttggcgaATGCATCAAGTTTAAAGCGGGATTAAGAGAATGGAGGAAGAACATG AATATACCGCTTGTACGTGATGCAAGCACCTTATCTGCGAGTAGTCGAATTTTGGAGTGGTTAGAGAAAATTTCTGACGACTTAAATGCAGCTAAAAGTTCGAGAGATTCTTCACCAGTACTCCAGCCAACGTATGATAACTGCATGGACAGTCGCAGCTTAACCCACCTTTTAAAAGGTACGGTTAAAGGGCAGCTTGTGCTTCACTTTCAGCAGAAAAATGGTTTCTTGGACGCCAAGCAGCAGAATACATTGTGTCACTGCGTAATAGAGAATTATATAGGAAGGCGGAAAAAACTGACATATGGAGAAATGCAAAAGTGGGCCAACATCATCTGCGATGTATTCCCCAAAGAGAATCCG gaaacATATTTTCTAGCAAGAAAATATGGTAAGAAAAATCCTACGGGAAAGCTATTTTCACGCTGGACGAATGCTGACAAAACcaattataaaaacttttcaacCGATCGTACAACTACCGCTTCGCCAGCAGCTTTATCCAGCG ATAAGTATTACGAAAAGAAGTGCTGGCTGCAGAATAATTGCACACCATGGGAACAGGTTATTGATTACTGGAAGGAGACATCTGGTCAAAGAATTATAGATATCCATAACGCCAGTTCTTTAAGCTGCATTTTTAGTGAATGGCCGCGCTATAAGGACTTTCGTGGATATGAACTT GTAGAAATAGACTTTGCGACTCTTTACCCCGGGaaagaaaatatgttatttttgaaattggaGAAGTTTTATAAAGAAATCCTCAAAATTTTTGATAGAGATATAAAAGACCGTGTTTCAAGGGAACTATTCTTAAAGTATTTGCACATTGACAACATCTCAAATG aatgtaaatattgtataagtaCAATTCTTCTACATGCTTTGCTACAGCCTTTGAGGCTTAATAAGGACAAAAAACCAACAATAGCTGATGCCCAAACAGATTTCGTAACACTCGTTGCAACACGTAATGATATTCAACCCACAATAATTGAATTGAAGAACCAGTTTGCGGTAAGAAAGGAGAAACTACAGCCGAGAATTATCGTCGTTGGATCAGATTGGTCATCCATTTCagagttttatgttttttgcgATGGTCTGCAATGGAAATGTACTACGTATATGAAGTGCGTTGACTGCATTATTAAACTATCGTACGTTTATAAGATAGAGTATTCACAAAGAAGCAAGCAAGTATGGGCAtttttagaacaatatttttttgagttgAAATCCGAAGAATTTTCTTCAGTGGCAAatcttttaagtaaattaaactaA